A genome region from Fodinibius salicampi includes the following:
- a CDS encoding class I SAM-dependent methyltransferase produces the protein MKLTHLSQSAAFITIKFYGLTRDERYRALFEKETIRYYEKMVSFLPAPLSYYHYWLQFKWARLLYIAAEEMLLPGDLLHILARKQFVEHMADDLLEEGYDQVLILGSGLDHLGLRYARSNKPTIEIDTLRMSQYKQAFLDQHYPHSEHPHLLGCNLSEQPLSKILECQEILTPKKKTIVIAEGFFDYLAPPTVHNTLSNLRDYFSSPAVISTHFALDELSPFHRWIFQTSLRFAGEPLQFHTSMDEFEQILDEYHLWLSSCYGTDDLATRLNTQVEINLPLLKGFYLFTAK, from the coding sequence ATGAAATTAACCCATTTAAGTCAATCGGCCGCTTTTATCACCATTAAGTTTTATGGACTCACTCGGGATGAGCGATATCGAGCTCTCTTTGAGAAGGAAACGATACGGTATTATGAAAAGATGGTTTCTTTCTTACCTGCCCCTCTCTCCTACTATCACTACTGGCTGCAATTCAAATGGGCACGACTGTTATACATTGCTGCTGAGGAAATGCTTTTGCCGGGGGACCTGCTCCATATTCTTGCTCGGAAACAGTTTGTGGAACACATGGCCGATGATCTGCTCGAAGAAGGATATGACCAAGTACTTATCCTGGGAAGCGGCCTTGATCATCTGGGACTCCGATATGCCCGGAGTAACAAGCCTACAATTGAAATCGATACTCTGCGTATGTCGCAGTATAAACAGGCTTTTTTAGACCAACACTATCCCCATTCAGAGCATCCTCATCTATTGGGTTGTAACCTATCGGAGCAACCGCTCAGCAAGATACTGGAATGCCAAGAGATCCTTACTCCAAAGAAAAAAACGATCGTTATTGCGGAAGGATTTTTCGATTACCTTGCCCCGCCCACCGTTCATAATACCCTTTCCAACCTTCGGGATTACTTTTCTTCCCCGGCCGTTATAAGTACCCATTTCGCACTGGATGAACTATCTCCCTTTCATCGCTGGATCTTTCAAACAAGCCTTCGATTCGCCGGAGAACCACTACAGTTTCATACTTCAATGGATGAATTTGAACAAATACTAGATGAATATCATCTCTGGCTCTCTTCATGTTACGGGACGGATGATTTGGCCACCCGGCTGAATACTCAGGTAGAAATCAATCTTCCGCTTTTAAAAGGATTTTACCTTTTTACCGCAAAATAA
- the rmuC gene encoding DNA recombination protein RmuC yields MELISILFILVGLILGYAIAHFKYKSSQALTKEEADALEQERGEAMQTISRLEERNERLDAEVSEAKNNYQKEQSRANEAEKQLASLKADYRNLKERLSEQKEEMENLQERFKDEFENLANKILEEKSQKFTEQNKEKLDQLLKPLGEKMEEFKKKVEETHKEDIKGRSSLEQHLKHLKEMNQQMAEEAKDLTKALKGESKTQGSWGEVILQRILEKSGLTKGREYELQEHHTTDDGRRLHPDVVVHLPDEKRLVIDSKVSLTAYERYTSADDDEERQRALKQHVNSLRSHVKGLSSKNYEQLYGGNSPDFVLMFVPIESAFGVALQQDASLYYDAFDQNIVIVSPSTLLATLATIDSVWKQEYQSKNAQEIADRGGALYDKFVLFVESMQDIGQRIRQTQESYDEAMGRLSEGRGNVVRQVEMLRELGAKSSKTLPQDIRERNQISDGDGEEQEEQKD; encoded by the coding sequence ATGGAACTGATTTCAATCCTGTTTATACTCGTAGGCCTAATTCTAGGTTACGCCATCGCCCATTTTAAATACAAAAGCAGTCAGGCACTAACCAAAGAAGAAGCCGATGCCCTGGAACAGGAGCGGGGAGAGGCGATGCAGACCATATCCCGGCTCGAAGAGCGGAACGAGCGACTCGATGCGGAGGTTTCAGAAGCGAAAAATAATTACCAGAAAGAGCAGAGCCGCGCCAACGAAGCCGAAAAGCAACTGGCCTCACTCAAGGCTGATTATCGCAATCTAAAAGAACGGCTCTCCGAGCAGAAAGAGGAGATGGAAAACCTGCAGGAGCGGTTCAAGGATGAGTTCGAGAATCTGGCGAATAAGATTTTAGAAGAGAAGTCTCAAAAGTTTACTGAGCAGAACAAAGAGAAGCTGGATCAGCTCCTGAAGCCGCTCGGCGAAAAGATGGAGGAGTTCAAGAAAAAGGTAGAGGAAACCCACAAAGAGGATATCAAAGGACGTAGTTCGCTGGAGCAGCACCTCAAGCATCTGAAGGAGATGAATCAGCAGATGGCCGAAGAAGCCAAGGACTTAACCAAGGCACTTAAAGGAGAATCTAAGACTCAGGGAAGCTGGGGAGAGGTAATTTTACAACGTATTCTCGAAAAATCCGGACTTACAAAGGGTCGGGAATATGAGCTCCAGGAGCACCATACTACCGACGACGGGCGACGCCTGCATCCGGATGTGGTGGTGCACCTGCCAGATGAAAAGCGGTTGGTGATTGACTCCAAGGTATCGCTGACAGCCTACGAGCGTTATACTTCTGCAGATGATGACGAGGAGCGTCAACGGGCTTTGAAACAGCATGTCAATTCATTGCGTAGTCATGTGAAGGGACTCAGCAGTAAAAACTATGAGCAGCTTTACGGCGGCAACAGTCCCGATTTCGTATTGATGTTCGTACCTATCGAATCCGCTTTTGGCGTGGCCCTGCAGCAGGACGCCAGTCTTTATTACGATGCCTTTGATCAGAATATCGTGATTGTAAGTCCCTCTACACTGCTGGCCACCCTGGCCACCATCGACAGCGTGTGGAAGCAGGAATACCAGAGCAAGAATGCACAGGAAATTGCCGATCGCGGCGGAGCGCTCTATGATAAGTTTGTGCTGTTCGTAGAAAGCATGCAGGATATCGGTCAGCGTATCCGCCAGACTCAGGAGAGCTATGATGAGGCTATGGGACGGCTTTCAGAGGGACGGGGTAATGTGGTACGGCAAGTAGAAATGTTGCGGGAGCTGGGGGCTAAATCCAGTAAAACGCTTCCACAGGATATAAGGGAAAGAAATCAGATAAGTGATGGAGATGGGGAAGAGCAGGAAGAACAAAAAGACTAG
- a CDS encoding zinc ribbon domain-containing protein, whose amino-acid sequence MRHQNWQCPKCNNREFETGVVSGTGGFLSKFFNIQTQKFTTITCTRCTYTEMYKGESSTIENIFDFFGN is encoded by the coding sequence ATGCGACATCAAAACTGGCAGTGTCCGAAGTGCAATAACAGGGAATTTGAGACGGGGGTAGTTTCCGGGACCGGTGGATTTTTATCCAAGTTTTTTAACATTCAAACCCAAAAATTCACCACCATTACCTGCACAAGATGTACCTATACGGAAATGTATAAAGGCGAAAGCAGTACCATCGAAAATATTTTCGATTTCTTCGGTAACTAA
- a CDS encoding septal ring lytic transglycosylase RlpA family protein — translation MINKSLYIPLYLVVISSLFTISCCIPESDTFQEDDCFIDSGTASWYGEYFHGKLTASGERYDTETLTAAHKTLPFNTIVRVVNVENEKSVEVRINNRGPFTGDRIIDLSRKAAQKINIIDDGLAEVELYLVKEGERPIQDLECE, via the coding sequence ATGATCAATAAGTCTTTATATATCCCATTATACTTGGTAGTGATTTCAAGCCTGTTTACTATATCCTGTTGTATTCCGGAGAGCGACACGTTCCAGGAGGACGACTGCTTCATAGATTCCGGCACTGCTAGCTGGTATGGTGAATATTTCCACGGCAAGCTGACCGCAAGTGGAGAGAGGTACGATACAGAAACACTCACGGCGGCACATAAAACCCTTCCCTTTAATACCATTGTCCGCGTAGTTAATGTTGAAAATGAGAAATCCGTCGAGGTGCGCATTAATAATCGGGGACCTTTTACAGGGGATCGCATCATTGATCTCTCCCGCAAGGCAGCCCAAAAAATTAATATTATTGATGATGGGCTTGCCGAGGTGGAGCTCTATCTGGTCAAAGAAGGGGAAAGGCCGATTCAGGATTTAGAATGTGAATGA
- a CDS encoding RtcB family protein codes for MGHFEFIEHTADKGFRVEGTYLRELFDTSVHGLAKLLREACTSSYVLTGTSKGMESTFGSTCHGAGRTMSRTAAKKSRCRRTYKFGSIKMRYTYRQLPRAGWPKPPLAYKEVLTVVNTVEQAGLAEKAVKMRPVAVIKG; via the coding sequence ATGGGCCACTTTGAATTTATCGAACATACCGCCGATAAAGGATTCCGGGTGGAAGGGACTTATCTCCGGGAACTCTTCGATACATCTGTACATGGATTGGCAAAGTTACTTCGGGAAGCATGTACCAGCTCATACGTGCTCACCGGCACGTCTAAAGGGATGGAATCCACCTTCGGCTCTACCTGTCACGGGGCCGGGAGAACGATGTCACGAACGGCCGCAAAAAAAAGTAGATGCCGCCGAACTTATAAGTTCGGCTCAATAAAAATGAGATACACGTACAGGCAGCTTCCAAGAGCGGGGTGGCCGAAGCCCCCCTTGGCCTATAAAGAAGTGCTCACCGTAGTAAATACCGTTGAGCAGGCAGGACTAGCGGAGAAAGCTGTTAAAATGCGTCCCGTTGCCGTTATCAAGGGATAA
- a CDS encoding thioredoxin family protein — MNSNLLILKLNQLEHWLEETKGHYGKYPLRWLGYMVVAIVMVMSNLLALIRWPIHSLIKVFQTTQSNVEVAIHSSQPNDVDADLLDEILKKRPKVLVDFWAAWCGPCIMMNEPLKKIAVSKDTDCTIVKVNTVKYSQLTEQYNVKGLPTLVLFEKGKEVKRYAGALSYTELKDFINS, encoded by the coding sequence ATGAATTCTAATCTTCTCATCCTTAAATTAAACCAGCTTGAGCACTGGCTTGAAGAAACAAAGGGACATTACGGAAAATATCCCCTGCGATGGCTGGGGTATATGGTAGTGGCAATAGTAATGGTAATGAGCAATCTCCTGGCCCTGATTCGCTGGCCCATCCACAGTCTGATCAAGGTCTTTCAGACCACCCAGTCAAATGTGGAAGTTGCCATACATAGCAGCCAGCCCAACGACGTGGATGCGGATCTGCTTGATGAAATTCTAAAAAAACGACCCAAAGTGTTGGTTGACTTCTGGGCGGCGTGGTGTGGCCCCTGCATTATGATGAACGAGCCGCTGAAGAAAATAGCGGTATCAAAGGATACGGACTGTACGATTGTGAAGGTAAATACCGTGAAATATTCTCAGCTGACGGAGCAATATAATGTCAAAGGGTTACCGACCCTCGTCCTGTTTGAAAAAGGGAAAGAAGTAAAGCGTTATGCCGGGGCACTCTCCTACACTGAACTGAAGGATTTTATAAACAGTTAA
- a CDS encoding Na/Pi cotransporter family protein, with protein MSETFDIWRLLAGLGIFLFGIYLMEDSIKELAGKAFKTLIRRYTETRFSAVLSGTFSTAILQSSSAVNLMVLAFVGAGIMSLGNAMGVILGANIGTTFTAWIVAFFGFKISIESFALPLIAIGGLGLIFFSSSPRYLNVSKLLIGFGFLFHGLDYMKTSVDQITQLFDVAILAGYGTGTFLLAGIILTAIMQSSSATIAIILASINGGILGFESGAAMVIGANVGTTVTVVLGSVGGIPIKKRVALGHLTFNLVTGIVVFLLLPVVVWFIQVGFGWQENVIMGIALFHTLFNIIGIMLFLPFITQLTDKLNTLFQEPRRILTHYIQNTSPDIPDAAQEAFKKEIVHQFIESRRYLIILYDLKIPKVLSDAEEPALQHRIMGTADQVYGQLKELHGNIFEYYARINTTELEPEESKKMEEYLRSSRSIMNATKNLKEVRSDLEDFELANNSFLNSQLEVFQNRLSELFNDLEPLLISEKEPDKVPDQILKQVDTYDRQSIRASSEAAKRGALNDLEATSMVMINRLFTQSSRMLVLSLENLLPISESQTKK; from the coding sequence ATGAGTGAAACCTTTGATATTTGGCGGCTGCTGGCCGGACTCGGTATATTCCTGTTCGGTATTTACCTGATGGAAGATTCCATCAAAGAACTGGCTGGAAAAGCTTTTAAAACATTAATCCGGCGCTATACCGAAACTCGGTTTTCAGCGGTACTCTCGGGTACATTCAGCACTGCCATCCTGCAAAGCAGCTCTGCCGTCAACTTAATGGTGTTAGCGTTCGTTGGGGCAGGGATCATGAGTCTGGGCAATGCTATGGGCGTTATCTTAGGTGCAAACATAGGCACCACCTTTACTGCGTGGATAGTCGCCTTTTTTGGATTTAAAATAAGCATAGAGAGTTTTGCTCTGCCGTTAATTGCCATTGGCGGGCTGGGACTTATTTTCTTTTCTTCCTCTCCGCGATACCTCAATGTAAGCAAACTTTTGATAGGCTTCGGATTTCTGTTCCATGGTTTGGACTATATGAAAACCAGTGTTGATCAGATTACTCAGTTGTTTGATGTAGCCATATTGGCCGGTTATGGTACAGGAACTTTTCTATTGGCCGGGATCATACTTACTGCTATAATGCAGTCGAGTTCGGCAACCATAGCTATTATATTGGCATCCATTAATGGTGGGATTTTGGGATTTGAATCCGGGGCCGCTATGGTGATCGGCGCGAATGTGGGGACAACAGTTACGGTTGTGCTCGGCTCTGTGGGCGGCATCCCTATAAAAAAGAGGGTGGCACTCGGACACCTCACTTTTAATCTGGTGACCGGGATAGTAGTATTTTTACTGCTCCCGGTAGTTGTATGGTTTATACAAGTAGGTTTTGGATGGCAAGAGAATGTCATTATGGGCATTGCGTTATTTCATACGCTCTTCAACATCATAGGCATTATGCTTTTTCTTCCGTTTATAACACAGCTTACCGATAAGTTAAACACTTTATTCCAGGAACCCCGGCGGATCCTGACGCACTATATCCAAAATACTTCTCCGGATATACCCGATGCTGCTCAGGAGGCATTTAAAAAGGAGATCGTGCACCAGTTTATTGAATCCCGTCGATATCTGATCATTTTATATGATTTGAAAATACCGAAGGTGCTCTCTGATGCCGAAGAACCTGCATTACAGCATCGTATTATGGGCACTGCTGATCAGGTTTATGGACAGCTAAAGGAACTGCACGGTAATATTTTTGAATACTATGCCAGGATAAATACCACGGAACTGGAACCGGAAGAATCAAAAAAGATGGAAGAATATCTTAGATCCAGCCGGAGTATTATGAATGCAACCAAAAATTTAAAGGAGGTCCGCAGTGACTTAGAGGACTTTGAACTGGCGAATAATTCATTCTTAAACAGTCAACTTGAGGTATTTCAAAATCGTCTAAGTGAACTATTTAATGATCTGGAGCCACTGCTCATTAGTGAAAAAGAACCTGATAAAGTACCGGATCAAATACTGAAGCAAGTGGATACGTACGATAGGCAGAGCATCAGGGCAAGTTCAGAAGCTGCCAAAAGAGGAGCGTTGAATGATCTGGAAGCGACTTCAATGGTGATGATAAATAGGCTATTTACGCAATCCAGTAGAATGCTTGTCCTTAGTTTGGAAAATCTTTTGCCGATTTCCGAATCCCAAACCAAAAAATAA
- a CDS encoding VOC family protein produces MTNDYTVPAQTSIGHVHLKVSDLQQALDFYCRLLGFEITTTYGDQAAFISAGGYHHHIGLNTWHSKDGPQAPKNSTGLFHTAIRYPTRSDLAEILVRLRSESYPLTGASDHGVSEALYLNDPDGNGVELYWDRPREEWPFNKDGSLNMYTRPLDLVDLLQEIE; encoded by the coding sequence ATGACTAACGATTATACCGTCCCCGCCCAAACAAGTATCGGACATGTTCACCTGAAAGTCAGCGATCTACAGCAGGCACTCGATTTCTACTGTAGGCTCCTTGGCTTCGAAATTACTACTACCTATGGTGACCAAGCCGCCTTTATATCCGCCGGCGGATACCATCACCATATCGGACTCAATACCTGGCACAGCAAAGACGGACCTCAGGCTCCGAAAAACAGTACGGGGCTGTTTCATACCGCCATCCGCTACCCTACTCGGAGCGATCTTGCTGAAATACTGGTGCGGTTGAGAAGTGAAAGTTATCCCCTGACCGGCGCGAGCGATCACGGGGTTTCGGAGGCGTTGTATCTGAATGATCCCGACGGGAATGGCGTGGAACTTTACTGGGATCGTCCCCGGGAAGAATGGCCATTTAATAAAGATGGTTCTCTAAATATGTATACCCGTCCGCTGGATTTGGTAGATCTGCTACAGGAAATTGAATAA
- a CDS encoding CNNM domain-containing protein, whose product MELYLRLIGGIILLLLNAFYVATEFALTRLRQYDRNELEDNAGLNRAWEMTETLEIYLTSCQIGITTTSILLGVIAEPAVTELIELLITADAIGSISSHTISIILSVTIINLVHTIWGEQAPTYLGVEKAETVARHCAYPLYWWTYAIYPVLVFGDYVTKATLRLFGIQMDRSWLKGESASGSGDIRSEMVDLLKTEGVSGDRREEVLNALDIDNIAVQEIMIPREKIICLSTEKSFSDNLNIIREHMHARYPLVGETIDDVKGVLYTPQITANMKELLNGGKELDDFDWPRMIVSKNLPISKLIDEFQVEHQELAMVKENGRIVGLVTLTDAFETIIGSAEDPLDLLNN is encoded by the coding sequence ATGGAACTATATCTTCGTTTGATCGGAGGTATTATCCTCCTTCTTCTTAATGCATTTTATGTAGCTACTGAGTTTGCGTTAACCCGGCTTCGTCAATATGACCGGAATGAACTCGAGGATAATGCCGGGCTTAACCGCGCCTGGGAAATGACTGAGACGCTGGAAATCTACCTCACCTCTTGTCAGATTGGCATTACGACTACCAGTATTTTATTAGGCGTTATTGCAGAGCCGGCCGTTACAGAATTAATTGAACTACTAATCACTGCGGATGCCATAGGCTCCATTTCCTCCCATACCATCTCTATTATCCTGTCAGTAACAATAATAAATCTCGTTCATACCATTTGGGGAGAACAAGCCCCTACTTACCTGGGGGTGGAAAAAGCCGAAACGGTAGCACGCCATTGTGCATATCCGCTTTACTGGTGGACATATGCGATTTATCCGGTTCTTGTATTTGGCGATTATGTTACAAAAGCTACCCTCCGGTTGTTTGGTATCCAAATGGATCGCTCTTGGTTGAAAGGAGAAAGTGCTTCCGGATCCGGTGATATTCGATCCGAAATGGTTGACCTGCTCAAAACCGAGGGCGTCTCAGGCGACCGCCGGGAAGAGGTACTCAATGCCCTGGATATTGATAATATTGCTGTGCAGGAAATCATGATTCCACGGGAAAAAATTATTTGCTTAAGTACAGAAAAATCATTTTCCGATAATCTCAACATTATCCGTGAGCATATGCATGCACGCTATCCTTTAGTTGGTGAAACTATCGATGATGTTAAGGGTGTACTCTATACTCCCCAAATAACCGCTAATATGAAGGAGCTGCTAAATGGAGGTAAAGAACTTGACGATTTTGACTGGCCCAGGATGATTGTATCTAAGAACCTTCCGATAAGTAAGCTCATTGACGAATTTCAGGTTGAGCACCAAGAGTTGGCTATGGTAAAAGAAAATGGACGTATTGTAGGTTTAGTTACCCTTACTGATGCCTTCGAAACGATTATTGGAAGTGCCGAAGATCCGCTGGACTTACTCAATAACTGA
- a CDS encoding DsbA family oxidoreductase, protein MKVEIWSDIMCPFCYIGKRRFEQALNQFEYADEVKVEWRSFQLNPDMETAPNASINEYLAESKGWSLNEARQMNERVTKMAAEEGLEYHMDQAVVANSFDAHRLIQFAKSNDLGDEAEETLFQAYFTEGKNMDDTDTLVEIAEQIGLVTQETREVLKSDQYAKAVQHDIQTAQAMNIRGVPFFLFNRKFAVSGAQESETFLKALKQSWNDWVEKQEAEEEPATEKQAN, encoded by the coding sequence ATGAAAGTCGAAATTTGGTCCGATATAATGTGCCCCTTTTGCTATATAGGCAAGCGGCGATTTGAGCAAGCTCTTAATCAATTTGAATATGCCGATGAAGTTAAAGTCGAGTGGCGAAGTTTCCAGCTTAATCCCGATATGGAAACAGCCCCCAATGCCAGCATCAATGAATACCTGGCCGAATCCAAGGGCTGGTCGTTGAATGAAGCCAGGCAGATGAACGAACGGGTTACTAAGATGGCTGCCGAAGAGGGGCTGGAATATCATATGGATCAAGCTGTGGTTGCCAATTCATTTGATGCGCATCGCCTCATCCAGTTTGCCAAAAGCAATGATTTAGGCGATGAAGCAGAGGAAACACTCTTTCAAGCATACTTTACCGAAGGGAAGAATATGGACGATACAGATACGCTGGTAGAAATTGCCGAACAGATTGGACTGGTAACGCAAGAAACACGCGAAGTACTGAAAAGCGACCAATATGCTAAAGCTGTTCAGCATGATATCCAGACCGCCCAAGCGATGAACATTCGCGGCGTACCCTTCTTTCTATTTAACAGAAAGTTTGCCGTTTCTGGTGCCCAGGAATCAGAAACCTTTTTAAAAGCACTTAAACAGTCATGGAATGACTGGGTTGAAAAACAAGAAGCAGAAGAAGAACCCGCCACAGAAAAACAGGCCAACTAA